The nucleotide window TCGCTGTGCCATTCGGCCGGCCCTTGCAGCACCGCCAGCTCGCACCCCTCCGGATCAAGCAGCAGCGTTGCCGGCAGGCCGATGGCCACCGCTTCACGCTTCAATCGCTCAAAAGCGGCAAAGGTGTTGTCGGCATAAAGCGGCAGGTTTTCGAACTGCCCCTCGTCAAGAAAGTCCTGCGCCTTGCCCAACCCGCTCTCTCCAATATCGAGATTGATCGGCAAGACCATGAACATGTCCGAATTGTATTCGCCCGCAATGGCGTCGAGCGCCGGCATTTCTTCGCGGCAGGGCACACACCAGCTCGCCCAGAAATTGACCAGCAGCGCTTTGCCGGCAAAGTCGGCAATGCTCATCTGAGCGCCCGAAGCGTCCTTGAACGCCATATCGGCATAGCCGCGGCCCTCACCGGTGCCGTTCAATGCAGCCAGTTGGCCCACCGCGGCGGCGTCCACGATCTGCGCCTGGGCCCGCTGCACCGGGCATTCATTGGCGCTCCCGGCATTGCCCAGCATCAGCCATGCCGCTATAGACCCAGCAACAACGACCACCCCCACCGCCACGGGCAGTGCCCAGGAAACTACGGATCGGGGGCCTTTTGAGCGGGTATTTTCCATGGTGTCTCCGTCGGACAAGGCTCTGAGCAACAAGATGTGGGGCGGCCGTTTCGCCGAGGCGCCCGATGCCATTATGGAGGAAATCAATGCCTCCATCGGCTTCGACCAGCGCCTTTACCGCCAGGATATTGCCGGATCGAAGGCCCATGCCACAATGCTCGCCGCAACGGGCATTCTGACGCAGTCCGACCGCGACGCTATCCTCAGCGGTCTAGACGAGGTGCTCGGCGAAATCGAGAGCGGCAATTTCAAATTCTCGCGTGCACTCGAAGACATCCATATGAATGTCGAGAGCCGCCTGCGCGAAAAGATCGGCGATGCCGCCGGACGCCTGCACACTGCGCGTTCCCGCAA belongs to Devosia sp. XK-2 and includes:
- a CDS encoding TlpA disulfide reductase family protein; the protein is MENTRSKGPRSVVSWALPVAVGVVVVAGSIAAWLMLGNAGSANECPVQRAQAQIVDAAAVGQLAALNGTGEGRGYADMAFKDASGAQMSIADFAGKALLVNFWASWCVPCREEMPALDAIAGEYNSDMFMVLPINLDIGESGLGKAQDFLDEGQFENLPLYADNTFAAFERLKREAVAIGLPATLLLDPEGCELAVLQGPAEWHSEDGKAVIEALIGLRG